A portion of the Flavobacterium limnophilum genome contains these proteins:
- a CDS encoding 3-oxoacid CoA-transferase subunit B — translation MLTKEDIAKRIAQEVKDKYFVNLGIGIPTLVANYIPKGIEVEFQSENGVLGMGPFPFEGEEDADLINAGKQTITTLKGVSFFDSATSFGMIRGQHVDLTILGAMEVAENGDIANWKIPEKMVKGMGGAMDLVASAENIIVAMIHVNKAGESKILRKCTLPLTGVGCVKKVVTELAVMEITPKGFKLLERAPGVSVEHIIASTEANLIIEGEIPEMVID, via the coding sequence ATGCTAACAAAAGAAGACATCGCCAAACGCATCGCCCAAGAAGTCAAAGACAAATACTTTGTCAACCTTGGAATTGGTATTCCAACATTGGTAGCCAATTATATCCCAAAAGGAATTGAAGTGGAATTTCAAAGTGAAAACGGTGTTCTGGGAATGGGACCTTTCCCTTTTGAAGGCGAAGAAGACGCTGATTTGATCAATGCCGGAAAACAAACCATAACAACCCTAAAAGGCGTTTCTTTCTTTGACTCGGCAACCAGTTTCGGAATGATTCGCGGGCAACACGTCGATTTAACCATTCTTGGCGCAATGGAAGTTGCTGAAAACGGAGATATAGCCAACTGGAAAATCCCCGAAAAAATGGTCAAAGGAATGGGTGGCGCGATGGATTTAGTCGCTTCTGCTGAGAACATAATCGTAGCTATGATACACGTCAACAAAGCGGGAGAAAGCAAAATTCTAAGAAAATGCACTTTGCCCTTAACCGGTGTTGGCTGTGTAAAAAAAGTCGTAACCGAATTAGCCGTAATGGAAATCACTCCAAAAGGTTTTAAGCTCTTAGAGCGTGCGCCAGGCGTTTCTGTAGAACACATTATCGCCTCCACCGAAGCCAATTTGATTATCGAAGGCGAAATTCCAGAAATGGTGATTGATTAA
- a CDS encoding CoA transferase subunit A, whose product MINKKVNNVQEALQGIENGMTLMLGGFGLCGIPENSIAELVKKETTNLTCISNNAGVDDFGLGLLLQKRQIKKMISSYVGENAEFERQMLSGELEVELIPQGTLAERCRAAQTGIPAFFTPAGFGTEVAIGKETREFNGKMHVMELAFKADFAIVKAWKGDTAGNLIFKGTARNFNPCMAGAAKITIAEVEELVEAGTLDPNQIHTPGIFVQRIFQGEKYEKRIEKRTVRERK is encoded by the coding sequence ATGATCAACAAAAAAGTTAACAACGTTCAAGAAGCACTCCAAGGAATCGAAAACGGAATGACCCTGATGCTGGGCGGTTTCGGACTGTGCGGTATTCCCGAAAACTCCATTGCCGAATTGGTGAAAAAAGAAACTACCAATCTGACCTGCATTTCTAACAATGCCGGTGTTGATGATTTTGGTCTTGGGCTACTTTTACAAAAACGCCAAATCAAAAAAATGATATCTTCCTATGTGGGAGAAAATGCCGAATTCGAACGCCAAATGCTTTCTGGTGAACTTGAAGTAGAACTCATCCCTCAAGGTACTTTAGCTGAACGCTGTCGTGCTGCACAAACTGGAATTCCCGCTTTTTTCACGCCAGCCGGTTTCGGAACCGAAGTCGCCATTGGCAAAGAAACCCGAGAATTCAACGGAAAAATGCACGTAATGGAATTGGCTTTCAAAGCTGATTTTGCGATTGTAAAAGCCTGGAAAGGCGACACAGCAGGAAACCTCATCTTCAAAGGAACCGCCCGAAATTTCAATCCTTGTATGGCTGGTGCGGCAAAAATCACCATCGCCGAAGTCGAGGAATTAGTCGAAGCCGGAACACTCGACCCCAACCAAATTCACACTCCCGGAATCTTCGTGCAACGCATTTTTCAAGGGGAAAAATATGAGAAGAGGATTGAGAAGAGAACCGTTAGAGAGAGAAAATAA
- the hemB gene encoding porphobilinogen synthase, translating into MFPLHRGRRLRTSESIRSLVRETSLSPTDFMFPMFIGEGENVKVAIPSMPGIFRRSIDLTVEEVKEIYALGIRAVNIYVKISEDLKDNAGVEAWNPNGLMQQAIRAIKVACPEMIVMPDVALDPYSIYGHDGIIANGDVENDSTVAALVKMAVSHAEAGADFVAPSDMMDGRVLRLRQGLDAAGFQNVGIMSYSAKYASAFYGPFRDALDSAPREADVVVPKDKKTYQMDYANRIEAIKEALMDVEEGADMVMVKPGIAYLDIVREVKNAVNVPVTVFHVSGEYAMIKAAAERGWLDHDKIMMEQLMCIKRAGASLISTYFAKEAAIILNK; encoded by the coding sequence ATGTTTCCATTACACAGAGGTAGAAGATTAAGAACAAGCGAATCTATTCGTTCATTGGTTCGCGAAACCAGTTTGAGTCCCACCGATTTTATGTTTCCAATGTTCATTGGCGAAGGCGAAAATGTAAAAGTAGCCATTCCGTCAATGCCGGGAATTTTCCGCCGTTCGATAGATTTAACGGTAGAAGAAGTCAAAGAAATCTATGCTTTAGGCATACGGGCAGTCAATATTTACGTAAAAATAAGCGAGGATTTAAAAGACAATGCGGGTGTCGAAGCTTGGAATCCAAACGGATTAATGCAACAAGCCATTCGTGCAATCAAAGTCGCTTGTCCGGAAATGATTGTAATGCCAGATGTGGCTTTGGATCCGTATTCAATATACGGTCACGACGGAATTATTGCCAATGGTGATGTGGAAAATGATTCTACTGTGGCTGCTTTGGTAAAAATGGCCGTTTCCCACGCCGAAGCCGGAGCCGATTTTGTGGCGCCATCCGACATGATGGACGGACGCGTTTTGCGTTTGCGTCAAGGTTTGGATGCGGCAGGATTTCAAAATGTGGGAATTATGAGTTATTCCGCTAAATACGCTTCGGCATTTTACGGGCCTTTCCGTGACGCTTTGGACAGTGCGCCTAGAGAAGCGGATGTGGTGGTTCCCAAAGACAAAAAAACATACCAAATGGATTATGCCAACCGCATCGAAGCCATCAAAGAAGCCTTGATGGATGTCGAAGAAGGTGCCGACATGGTGATGGTAAAACCCGGAATTGCGTATTTGGATATCGTTCGCGAAGTTAAAAATGCCGTGAATGTTCCCGTGACGGTTTTTCATGTTTCGGGCGAATACGCGATGATCAAAGCGGCTGCCGAAAGAGGTTGGCTCGATCACGACAAGATTATGATGGAGCAATTGATGTGCATCAAAAGAGCTGGTGCCAGTTTAATTTCTACTTATTTTGCCAAAGAAGCTGCAATTATATTAAATAAATAA
- a CDS encoding 3'-5' exonuclease, translating into MIEKINLNNILFLDIETVPEVADFNSLDDEMKALWEHKTQYQRKDEYTPEDFYERAGIWAEFGKIVCISVGYFVIKGDIRNFRVTSFFGDEKKILNDFINLLNNHFNQPQHVLCGHNAKEFDIPFIARRMIINNIAIPNKLNLFGKKPWEIPHLDTLELWKFGDYKHFTSLKLMCKVLGIPSPKGDIDGSQVGHVFYVEKDIDRIVTYCEKDTIAVAQIFLRLRREDLLIEEEIIHV; encoded by the coding sequence ATGATAGAAAAAATCAACCTCAACAACATTCTGTTTCTCGACATCGAAACCGTTCCGGAAGTAGCTGATTTCAACTCTTTGGATGATGAAATGAAAGCCCTTTGGGAACACAAAACCCAATACCAACGCAAAGACGAATACACGCCGGAAGATTTTTATGAACGTGCCGGAATTTGGGCCGAGTTCGGGAAAATTGTCTGTATTTCTGTGGGTTATTTTGTGATTAAAGGCGACATTCGAAACTTTAGAGTGACTTCTTTTTTTGGAGACGAAAAGAAAATCTTGAATGATTTTATCAACCTTTTGAATAATCATTTCAATCAACCGCAACACGTTTTGTGCGGACATAACGCCAAGGAATTTGACATTCCGTTCATTGCCCGCCGAATGATTATTAATAATATAGCCATTCCCAACAAACTGAATTTATTTGGCAAAAAACCTTGGGAAATTCCACATCTCGATACTTTGGAATTATGGAAATTTGGCGATTACAAGCATTTCACTTCCTTGAAATTAATGTGCAAAGTACTCGGAATCCCTTCCCCAAAAGGTGATATTGACGGCAGCCAAGTGGGTCACGTTTTTTATGTGGAAAAAGACATTGACAGAATTGTAACTTATTGTGAAAAAGACACCATTGCCGTGGCGCAGATTTTCCTCCGACTTCGACGTGAAGATTTGTTGATTGAAGAAGAGATTATTCATGTTTAA
- a CDS encoding c-type cytochrome — protein sequence MRKLLFLVAILAFVSCKKESEEPFGKPETSNQAQKPEDLGKEIFHGKGACVACHKPDVKLVGPSLQDIAKIYKDKNGDMVTFLKGEGEAIVDPTQYAVMKPNLELTKTFSEEELKALEAYIYTNLK from the coding sequence ATGAGAAAACTACTTTTTTTAGTCGCCATTTTGGCATTTGTATCTTGTAAAAAAGAGAGCGAAGAACCCTTTGGTAAACCCGAAACTTCAAACCAAGCGCAAAAACCAGAAGATTTAGGAAAGGAAATTTTTCACGGAAAAGGAGCTTGCGTGGCTTGTCATAAACCAGACGTGAAACTCGTTGGTCCAAGCCTTCAAGACATTGCCAAAATCTACAAAGACAAAAACGGCGATATGGTTACTTTTCTTAAAGGTGAAGGTGAAGCAATCGTTGACCCAACCCAATACGCAGTGATGAAACCTAATTTAGAGCTTACCAAGACTTTTTCGGAAGAAGAATTGAAGGCGTTGGAAGCATATATTTATACGAATTTGAAATAA
- a CDS encoding methylated-DNA--[protein]-cysteine S-methyltransferase produces METAYIKTPLGIAKIMGDENGISVISILDKGDISATIPVVLQESVSQLNDYFEGKRTDFTFKLNPSGTEFQQKVWKGLLEIPFGKTMSYLELSKQLGDVKAIRAVASANGKNPLWIVVPCHRVIGTDGSLTGYAGGLWRKKWLLEHENPSNQGSLF; encoded by the coding sequence ATGGAAACAGCCTACATCAAAACGCCTTTAGGAATCGCCAAAATTATGGGCGATGAAAACGGCATTTCAGTAATTTCTATTTTGGATAAAGGCGATATTTCAGCGACGATTCCAGTAGTTTTACAAGAATCCGTTTCCCAACTCAACGACTATTTCGAAGGAAAAAGAACTGATTTTACCTTTAAATTGAATCCATCCGGAACCGAATTCCAACAGAAAGTATGGAAAGGTTTACTCGAAATTCCTTTTGGAAAAACAATGTCTTATCTGGAACTGTCCAAGCAATTGGGCGATGTCAAAGCCATTCGAGCCGTGGCTTCCGCCAATGGGAAAAATCCGCTTTGGATTGTCGTTCCTTGCCACAGAGTCATCGGAACCGATGGTTCGCTAACTGGTTATGCCGGTGGTTTGTGGCGCAAAAAATGGTTATTGGAACACGAAAACCCTAGTAATCAAGGAAGTTTATTCTAA
- a CDS encoding nucleoside recognition domain-containing protein: MVLSRFWLVIFICSIAFVIFSLFSGNSYTIDNVLNGKKDDPILISEKYMDQVPAFIKDSINKSEEKTFIINRDTLNADTTYVYKNKVVKIYSGVQKSDGLLPTCKSTLLDLILPLMAYLAFFCGLMELLIISGASEKLAKGLSPVFVKVFPSIPKNHPSISYMTLNFAANFLGLDSAATPFGLKAMESLQEINPEKDKASDAQIMFMCLHASGLTLIATSIIGYRAAAGASNPADVMLPCIITSFIGTIAAFLIVGIKQKINFKSASLVMGLMVLIAAIVGLLMYVNHLDLIGKNYFTSNLSALILVGIILFTLLFSFKKEKKFTEANTTVYESFVVGANNGVKTGVTIFPYVLGMLVAISLFRNSGLFEIISNGIAFAFSNMGVSKEITDALPVALLRPFSSAGSRGFLIDSMNTFGADSLTGRLSSIFQCSAESTFYVIAVYFGSVNIKNTRYALGTMLLVDVICVITAIFVASWFF, encoded by the coding sequence ATGGTATTGAGTAGATTTTGGTTGGTGATTTTCATTTGTTCGATTGCATTTGTGATTTTCAGTTTGTTTTCTGGCAACAGTTATACAATAGACAATGTTTTAAACGGAAAAAAAGACGATCCTATTTTAATTTCTGAAAAATATATGGATCAGGTTCCTGCTTTTATAAAAGACAGCATCAATAAATCGGAAGAAAAAACCTTTATCATCAACCGCGACACACTCAATGCCGACACTACTTATGTGTATAAAAATAAAGTGGTTAAAATTTATAGTGGGGTTCAAAAATCGGATGGGTTGTTGCCCACTTGCAAAAGCACATTGCTTGATTTAATCTTGCCGCTTATGGCTTATTTGGCTTTTTTCTGTGGCTTGATGGAGCTTTTAATCATTTCTGGAGCATCTGAAAAACTGGCCAAAGGATTGAGTCCAGTATTCGTGAAAGTGTTTCCAAGCATTCCCAAAAACCATCCGTCGATTTCTTATATGACCTTGAATTTTGCCGCCAATTTCTTGGGATTGGATTCTGCTGCAACTCCTTTTGGATTAAAAGCGATGGAAAGTTTGCAAGAAATAAATCCCGAAAAAGACAAAGCCAGCGATGCCCAAATCATGTTTATGTGTCTACACGCTTCGGGACTTACTTTAATCGCAACTTCCATCATTGGCTACCGTGCTGCCGCGGGTGCAAGCAATCCTGCCGATGTGATGTTGCCGTGTATTATTACCTCTTTTATTGGAACAATTGCCGCTTTTCTTATTGTTGGGATCAAACAAAAAATCAATTTCAAAAGTGCTTCTTTGGTTATGGGTTTGATGGTGTTAATTGCTGCCATTGTAGGTTTGTTGATGTATGTAAACCATTTGGATTTAATTGGTAAAAACTATTTTACTTCCAATCTTTCTGCATTGATATTGGTGGGGATTATTCTTTTCACGTTGTTGTTTTCTTTCAAGAAAGAAAAGAAATTCACGGAAGCGAATACCACCGTTTATGAATCCTTTGTGGTTGGAGCCAATAATGGCGTGAAAACCGGCGTGACCATTTTTCCATATGTTTTGGGAATGTTGGTTGCGATTTCTTTATTCAGAAACAGTGGTTTATTTGAAATTATTAGCAACGGGATTGCTTTTGCCTTCTCCAATATGGGAGTAAGCAAAGAAATTACCGATGCGTTACCGGTTGCATTGCTAAGACCTTTTAGTTCAGCTGGATCAAGAGGATTTTTGATAGATTCGATGAATACTTTTGGTGCCGATTCCTTAACGGGAAGGTTAAGCAGTATTTTTCAATGCAGTGCCGAAAGTACTTTCTACGTGATTGCGGTTTATTTTGGCTCTGTTAATATAAAAAATACCCGATACGCTTTAGGAACTATGCTTCTAGTTGATGTGATTTGCGTGATTACGGCGATTTTTGTGGCGAGCTGGTTTTTTTAA
- a CDS encoding penicillin-binding protein 1A: MAVKKNNNKANNVEKDINYYKKKFWKVFFYGLGGIMVFFLFASWGLFGSMPSFEDLENPDSNLATEIISSDGVILGKYFEKNRSQLKYSDLPKNLVDALVATEDERFYEHSGIDGRGTLRAIASMGTSGGASTLTQQLAKQLFHGEGSKFLPFRIVQKIKEWIIAIRLERQYTKNEIIAMYCNVYDFGNYSVGVSSAAQTYFSKAPKDLTIDESAILVGMFKNSGLYNPVKNPQGVKNRRNVVLSQMEKGHIITKDQKEKLQALPITLKFKLESHREGTATYFREYLRDYMKKWAETNKKADGSDYDIYKDGLKIYTTIDSRMQLHAEEAVEKHMANLQEQFFIEAKDNKNAPFVNISEAETQRILKQAMKASYRWTVMTELEKSEEEIIASFSKKTKMKVFTWKGERDTIMTPLDSIRYYKHFLQSGLMAMEPQTGNIKAWVGGINYKYFQYDHVGQGARQVGSTFKPFVYATAIEQLGMSPCDTIVDGPFMIRKGRHNVTEDWEPRNSNNSYRGMVTLKQGLANSINTISAKLIDKTGPEAVVELTHKLGVKSEIPAQPSIALGAVDITVEDMVAAYGTFANQGVYVKPQFITRIEDKSGVVIYEPIPESHDVLNKDIAFAVIKLLEGVTESGSGARLRTQGGGSGDNRWTGYPYMFTNPIAGKTGTTQNQSDGWFMGMVPNLVTGVWVGCEDRSARFKSLTYGQGATAALPIWGYFMKLCYEDQNLKVSKEDFDRPPNLSIKVDCYTRPAAVVKDTTAVEQDTEEFEF; this comes from the coding sequence ATGGCTGTTAAAAAAAACAATAATAAGGCAAACAACGTAGAAAAAGACATCAATTACTATAAAAAGAAATTCTGGAAAGTTTTCTTTTATGGCTTGGGCGGCATCATGGTATTTTTCTTGTTCGCCTCATGGGGACTTTTTGGCTCCATGCCTTCATTCGAAGATTTGGAAAATCCAGACTCCAATTTGGCTACCGAAATCATCTCGTCTGACGGAGTGATTTTGGGAAAATATTTCGAAAAAAACAGGTCGCAATTAAAGTATTCCGACTTGCCTAAAAATTTGGTGGATGCATTGGTAGCCACCGAAGACGAACGCTTTTACGAACATTCCGGGATTGACGGCCGAGGAACATTGAGAGCCATTGCCAGTATGGGAACAAGCGGAGGTGCAAGTACCTTGACCCAACAATTGGCCAAACAATTATTCCACGGCGAAGGTTCCAAATTCCTGCCTTTTAGAATCGTGCAAAAAATAAAGGAATGGATTATCGCCATCCGATTGGAACGCCAATACACCAAAAACGAAATCATCGCCATGTACTGCAACGTCTATGATTTCGGAAATTATTCTGTTGGGGTGAGCTCTGCGGCGCAAACCTATTTTTCTAAAGCACCGAAAGATTTAACCATTGACGAATCGGCAATATTGGTCGGAATGTTTAAAAATTCAGGTTTGTACAATCCAGTAAAAAATCCGCAAGGTGTCAAAAACCGTAGAAACGTGGTGCTTTCGCAAATGGAAAAAGGACATATCATTACCAAAGATCAAAAAGAAAAACTACAAGCATTGCCCATCACCCTAAAATTCAAACTGGAAAGCCACCGCGAAGGAACGGCCACTTATTTCAGGGAATATTTGCGTGATTATATGAAAAAATGGGCAGAAACAAACAAAAAAGCTGATGGTTCTGATTACGACATCTACAAAGACGGCTTGAAAATCTACACCACCATCGATTCCAGAATGCAATTGCACGCCGAAGAAGCCGTTGAAAAGCACATGGCCAACCTGCAAGAACAATTTTTTATTGAAGCAAAAGACAACAAAAATGCGCCTTTTGTCAATATTTCCGAAGCCGAAACCCAACGCATCCTCAAACAAGCGATGAAAGCATCCTATCGCTGGACGGTAATGACGGAACTGGAAAAAAGCGAGGAAGAAATCATTGCTTCTTTCAGCAAAAAGACAAAAATGAAAGTCTTCACCTGGAAAGGAGAAAGAGATACCATTATGACACCATTGGATTCCATCCGATATTACAAACACTTCCTGCAATCGGGATTGATGGCCATGGAACCCCAAACGGGCAATATCAAGGCTTGGGTGGGCGGAATCAATTACAAATATTTCCAATACGACCACGTGGGGCAAGGAGCCAGACAAGTAGGTTCCACATTCAAACCCTTTGTTTATGCCACGGCTATCGAACAATTGGGAATGTCGCCTTGTGACACCATTGTCGATGGTCCATTCATGATTCGCAAAGGTCGCCATAACGTAACCGAAGATTGGGAACCCAGAAATTCCAACAATTCATACCGTGGAATGGTAACCTTGAAACAAGGATTGGCCAATTCCATCAACACCATTTCGGCCAAATTGATTGACAAAACAGGACCTGAAGCCGTTGTGGAATTGACACACAAATTAGGCGTAAAATCCGAAATTCCTGCCCAACCATCCATTGCATTGGGTGCCGTTGATATTACTGTCGAAGACATGGTTGCCGCATATGGAACCTTTGCCAACCAGGGCGTTTATGTAAAACCACAATTCATCACCCGAATAGAAGACAAGAGTGGTGTCGTGATTTATGAACCCATCCCGGAATCGCATGACGTATTGAATAAAGACATTGCTTTTGCCGTAATCAAATTGCTCGAAGGTGTTACCGAAAGTGGCTCTGGAGCAAGATTGCGTACTCAAGGTGGCGGAAGCGGCGACAACCGCTGGACAGGCTATCCGTACATGTTTACCAATCCAATTGCAGGTAAAACAGGAACAACACAAAACCAGTCAGACGGTTGGTTCATGGGAATGGTTCCCAACTTAGTAACTGGAGTTTGGGTAGGTTGCGAAGACCGTTCTGCTCGTTTCAAAAGTCTGACTTATGGTCAAGGAGCAACAGCAGCCTTGCCTATTTGGGGTTATTTCATGAAACTGTGTTATGAAGACCAAAACCTCAAAGTTTCCAAAGAAGATTTCGACAGACCACCAAATCTTTCCATAAAAGTGGATTGCTACACCCGACCAGCAGCAGTTGTAAAAGACACTACCGCGGTAGAACAAGACACCGAGGAATTCGAATTCTAA
- the hemF gene encoding oxygen-dependent coproporphyrinogen oxidase, whose product MKDKFYQYIQNLQDQICKGLEAADGTTKFREDIWERPEGGGGRTRVIENGKVFEKGGVNISAVHGKLPDSMQKLFNVGEADFFACGLSLVLHPKSPMVPTVHANWRYFEMYDDNGNVIQQWFGGGQDLTPYYLFEEDATHFHQTCKTACDKHNPDFYPKYKKQCDAYFWNAHRNEARGIGGLFFDYCKANEQMAMEDWYNFVTEVGNSFLEAYVPIVERRKNLPYTEANRTWQEIRRGRYVEFNLVHDKGTLFGLKTNGRIESILMSLPPHVQWVYDHHPETGSEEEKLLKVLENPKDWI is encoded by the coding sequence ATGAAAGACAAATTTTACCAATACATACAAAACCTTCAAGACCAAATCTGCAAAGGATTGGAAGCTGCTGACGGCACAACCAAATTCCGTGAGGATATTTGGGAACGCCCTGAAGGTGGAGGCGGAAGAACACGCGTGATTGAAAACGGAAAAGTTTTCGAAAAAGGGGGTGTCAATATTTCTGCAGTGCACGGAAAATTACCGGACAGTATGCAAAAATTGTTCAACGTGGGCGAAGCCGATTTCTTTGCCTGCGGATTGAGTTTGGTTTTGCATCCAAAAAGTCCAATGGTTCCAACAGTTCACGCAAATTGGCGCTATTTCGAAATGTATGATGACAATGGAAACGTAATCCAGCAATGGTTTGGCGGAGGACAGGATTTAACGCCTTATTATTTGTTTGAGGAAGACGCCACTCATTTTCATCAAACTTGTAAAACCGCTTGCGACAAACACAATCCAGATTTTTATCCAAAATACAAAAAGCAATGTGATGCCTATTTTTGGAATGCGCATCGCAATGAAGCCCGTGGAATTGGCGGATTATTTTTCGATTATTGCAAGGCAAATGAGCAAATGGCAATGGAAGATTGGTACAATTTTGTTACAGAAGTGGGGAATAGTTTCTTGGAAGCTTATGTTCCAATAGTTGAAAGAAGAAAAAATCTTCCTTATACCGAAGCCAATAGAACTTGGCAGGAAATCCGTCGTGGTCGTTATGTCGAATTCAATTTGGTCCACGACAAAGGCACTTTGTTCGGATTGAAAACCAATGGCAGAATCGAAAGTATCTTGATGAGTTTGCCGCCACATGTGCAGTGGGTGTACGACCATCATCCGGAAACGGGAAGCGAAGAAGAAAAACTATTGAAAGTATTGGAAAATCCGAAAGATTGGATATGA
- a CDS encoding fumarate hydratase, which produces MDFIYQDPYPILKDDTQYRKITSDFVKTEKLGDREILTVDPKGLELLAQEALKDVSFMLRTAHLEKLRAILDDPEATDNDRFVAYNLLQNAVVAIDGELPSCQDTGTAIVMAKKGENVYTGADDAEWLSKGIFNTYQERNLRYSQIVPISMFEEKNSGSNLPAQIDIYSKKGASYEFLFLAKGGGSANKTYLYQQTKSLLNEKSLDAFIRAKIMDLGTSACPPYHLALVIGGTSAEANLAAVKKASAGYFDNLPTSGNMSGQAFRDLEWEKRVQLICQQSAIGAQFGGKYFTHDVRVIRLPRHAASCPVGLGVSCSADRNIKGKITKDGVFVEQLEVNPKRLLPETAPHLEPAVEIDLNQPMADILKKLSQYPIKTRLKLNGTLIVARDIAHAKIKELLDAGKPMPEYFKNHPIYYAGPAKTPQGMASGSFGPTTAGRMDVYVEEFQKNGGSMVMLAKGNRTKDVMNACKTYGGFYLGSIGGPAAILAKENILSVEVVDFEELGMEAVRKITIKDFPAFIITDDKGNDFFENL; this is translated from the coding sequence ATGGACTTTATATACCAGGATCCTTATCCAATTTTAAAAGACGATACCCAATACCGCAAAATCACATCCGATTTTGTGAAAACAGAAAAACTAGGCGACAGAGAAATCTTGACCGTTGACCCAAAAGGTCTGGAATTGTTGGCTCAAGAAGCTTTGAAAGACGTTTCATTTATGTTGCGAACGGCACATTTAGAAAAATTAAGAGCTATTCTTGACGACCCAGAAGCGACCGATAACGACCGTTTCGTGGCTTATAATTTATTGCAAAACGCAGTTGTGGCTATTGATGGTGAATTACCATCGTGTCAAGACACCGGAACAGCGATTGTAATGGCCAAAAAAGGCGAAAATGTATATACAGGAGCCGATGATGCCGAATGGCTTTCAAAAGGGATTTTTAACACCTACCAAGAAAGAAATCTTCGTTATTCCCAAATTGTGCCGATTAGTATGTTCGAAGAAAAAAACTCGGGCTCGAATCTTCCGGCACAGATTGATATTTATTCCAAAAAAGGAGCTTCTTACGAGTTCTTGTTCTTGGCAAAAGGGGGTGGTTCTGCCAATAAAACCTATTTGTACCAACAGACAAAATCCTTGTTGAACGAGAAATCATTAGATGCTTTCATTCGTGCCAAAATAATGGATTTGGGAACTTCGGCTTGTCCACCTTATCACTTGGCTTTAGTGATTGGAGGAACTTCTGCTGAAGCAAATTTGGCTGCGGTGAAAAAAGCATCGGCAGGATATTTTGATAATTTGCCAACTTCTGGAAATATGTCAGGCCAGGCTTTCCGTGATTTGGAATGGGAAAAAAGAGTGCAGTTAATTTGCCAACAAAGTGCCATTGGAGCACAATTTGGCGGAAAATATTTCACGCACGATGTTCGTGTAATTCGTTTACCACGTCACGCTGCTTCTTGTCCGGTTGGATTGGGAGTTTCCTGTTCGGCTGATAGAAATATCAAAGGTAAAATTACCAAAGACGGTGTTTTCGTGGAGCAATTGGAAGTAAATCCGAAACGTTTGTTGCCGGAAACTGCACCACATTTGGAACCAGCTGTCGAAATTGATTTGAACCAACCAATGGCAGACATTCTTAAAAAATTGTCTCAATACCCAATCAAAACGCGTTTGAAACTGAACGGAACCTTGATTGTGGCTCGTGATATTGCCCACGCTAAAATCAAAGAATTATTGGATGCGGGTAAACCAATGCCGGAATACTTCAAAAACCACCCTATCTATTATGCAGGACCTGCAAAAACACCTCAAGGAATGGCTTCGGGAAGTTTTGGACCAACAACAGCAGGTAGAATGGACGTTTACGTAGAGGAATTCCAAAAAAATGGCGGAAGTATGGTAATGCTTGCCAAAGGAAACAGAACCAAAGACGTGATGAATGCCTGTAAAACTTACGGTGGATTCTATTTGGGTTCTATTGGTGGTCCAGCCGCAATTTTGGCCAAAGAAAATATCCTTTCGGTTGAGGTTGTCGATTTTGAAGAATTAGGAATGGAAGCCGTTCGTAAAATCACCATTAAAGATTTCCCTGCTTTTATTATCACTGATGATAAAGGAAATGATTTCTTTGAGAATTTGTAG
- the tnpA gene encoding IS200/IS605 family transposase translates to MANTYHQVYIQVVFAVKYRDAVIANEWKSKLFGVIGNLINETGCKTIIVNGVEDHVHCFLGLKPAVSISELMKTVKAKSSKYINDNQLTKSRFEWQEGCGVFSYGHSQINAVHKYIVNQEEHHKKQIFREEYLEFLDKFEVPFEERYIFEDLI, encoded by the coding sequence ATGGCAAATACCTACCATCAAGTATATATTCAGGTTGTTTTTGCGGTGAAATATCGTGATGCCGTTATTGCCAATGAATGGAAATCTAAATTATTTGGTGTTATTGGTAATTTGATAAATGAAACGGGTTGTAAAACTATCATTGTAAACGGAGTTGAAGATCACGTTCATTGTTTTTTAGGTTTAAAACCTGCTGTTTCAATTTCGGAATTGATGAAAACTGTAAAAGCCAAATCATCAAAATACATTAACGACAATCAGTTAACCAAATCAAGGTTTGAATGGCAGGAAGGTTGCGGTGTATTTTCTTATGGTCACTCCCAAATTAATGCAGTTCATAAATATATTGTTAATCAAGAAGAACATCACAAAAAGCAAATTTTTAGGGAAGAATATTTGGAGTTTTTAGACAAGTTCGAAGTCCCATTTGAAGAAAGGTATATTTTTGAAGATTTGATATGA